Proteins encoded together in one Ciona intestinalis chromosome 3, KH, whole genome shotgun sequence window:
- the LOC100177860 gene encoding enhancer of mRNA-decapping protein 4-like isoform X2, translated as MEASNGLPIQNGHHELSNSLKEMLKINSSNTSTVQDAFDVSHDGSGDHRLHISSLSVSQAYAVDSDTISSTAEDKPQETDLQNIFLDKASDGECVSLHGPHTRIHASSASELESQASASNKVKINTITKFDWEHRYYAGNLLTVTDMYIAYCIKGRNGYSVRVINRNNSSDRVLLKGFTGAVCDVGFAPHTGCNILAAVDSVGNLIVWSLEQEDGHLVEKKRIHLTATPGMCEASQNHRVMWIPYIQRDEEEESSYGSKAETTESSPPKILVLVYSKVAEVWDLDIAFAVADALPENGATRLDLSHAYVSVTGESDADISDCELSPIGNVLAAASTDGFVKFWQVQIEEPQPPTCLHQWKPHDGKPVSCVKFCDNKKQPENSIFWRFLLTGCERNNELKIWCTVTWNCLQVVDFFPSTPAHAVPELNLVLYLSADFLVLSDVHRKILYVMQCKTNIKDGTAQLSSIAHFQLTSPLLSIAFVDARPCKFKALVDSSHDDHNKDQELSGSEDEDQHEDEDDDDEDGDSKSEGDVSNKLDGVLIKLITIQTRSLQSLDVRFISNDDSDIDENPRSLSTYNTISEDLKDIVSLSSMEENFSHCGGEVGKSIDDGDFMAGGDAALAKFVESTQEKIMTDSEHQMSPDVVEHHEIFQIDDNSLEDDEKVEIVVDDEEGAMKASPDITHSNNQPVLLTPDAFISSFKSPGTVGDSANSSFTTVTPFSNHPVCDQQLNNFLIGGARGSLTNLMISSSSVASEKPPDVENSSIPSSSPVLPRASSSPSAAPEVNFPPRSVKSPDLISSTSTQDGEGAKAPDPSSAVVIPKSLSTVLSRSYSDSSAAVMVPSISEPFSQMLRPVTSTQWPKAPDVTMSRPVVVGSPPAAASGSVDNWPPVEPMDRAIPHQIQPVEPDHQPTQSPQPSHNDDIIQLINNFKEEQKLMMINHQKELQSIIKKQNQLQKSSDASTKKTDNQVDKLDKAVRAVSENQKKLSTDFKLMQSGVTEATAGKIDRIIKSEIKRTILPGMNQTLESVKGDLTNIVSQKLTATDVILRENIPKVLRSKDIVDHIGTSTAKAIHSQVQGSLPEIFFTTLIPAFERSCQNMFQQLSTTYHRGMEETLLKLEKQMTVRVKPDNDRLQTLIKDAYTAGTELQNASKLATSDIANVMKDIPNQIEKAFTRCEERLKEKQEETFAEQRRVITNLIRDVITRTVDEKLSQGGAEASVLGAAAVVGTSPHLMVNRPSILDQQQQILKMLQQGNVNTAFQTALTASDLNLVMYVCETVDPSVVFGVSPCPLQQPILLSLIQQLSSDLGTKTDIKLKYLQEAVMNLDRRHQVTQEYMHSVLSALVQKLNKCLLEPLEKPSLSKDLKMLAMAAQSLMK; from the exons ATGGAAGCCTCCAACGGGTTGCCAATACAGAATGGACACCATGAGTTGTCTAATTCTCTCAAAGAAATGTTGAAGATAAACAGCTCGAATACTTCAACTGTTCAAG ATGCTTTTGATGTGAGTCATGATGGCTCAGGGGATCACAGACTTCATATAAGCTCTCTCTCTGTTTCTCAG gCCTATGCGGTGGATTCAGACACAATTTCATCAACTGCAGAAGATAAACCACAGGAAAcagatttacaaaatat TTTTCTTGACAAAGCATCAGACGGAGAATGTGTTTCACTGCATGGACCACATACACGTATTCATGCAAGCTCTGCTTCTGAATTGGAGAGCCAAGCTTCGGCCAGTAATAAG GTGAAAATCAACACTATAACTAAATTCGATTGGGAGCATCGCTATTATGCTGGGAACCTTCTCACCGTTACTGACATGTACATTGCTTACTGTATAAAAG GCCGCAATGGCTATTCGGTTCGTGTCATCAATCGAAACAATTCTTCGGATCGAGTTCTGTTGAAAGGTTTCACTGGAGCAGTGTGTGATGTTGGGTTCGCACCACACACAGGGTGTAATATCTTAGCTGCAGTGGATAGTGTTGGAAACCTCATTGTGTGGAGCTTAGAACAGGAAGATGGACATCTTGT tgAAAAGAAAAGAATTCATCTCACAGCCACTCCTGGGATGTGTGAGGCATCTCAGAATCATCGAGTGATGTGGATTCCTTACATCCAGCGAGATGAGGAGGAAGAATCATCATACGGTTCAAAAGCAGAGACCACAGAGTCCTCCCCTCCCAAAATTCTGGTTCTTGTGTATTCAAAAGTG GCCGAAGTATGGGATTTGGATATTGCGTTTGCTGTGGCCGATGCTTTGCCAGAAAATGGGGCCACGAGGTTGGATTTATCTCATGCTTATGTATCTGTTACTGGCGAATCCGATGCA GATATCAGTGATTGTGAATTGTCACCAATTGGCAATGTGTTGGCTGCAGCAAGCACTGATGGGTTTGTCAAGTTCTGGCAAGTTCAAATAGAAGAACCACAGCCACCCAC aTGTCTTCACCAATGGAAACCTCATGATGGAAAGCCAGTATCTTGTGTGAAGTTTTGTGATAATAAGAAACAGCCTGAAAACAG CATTTTCTGGAGATTTCTTTTAACCGGTTGCGAacgaaacaatgaacttaAAATTTGGTGCACAGTCACTTGGAATTGTTTGCAG gttgttgatttttttccaTCCACCCCCGCACATGCTGTACCTGAACTAAACCTTGTGTTGTATCTTTCTGCTGACTTTCTTGTTCTATCTGATGTACACAGGAAG ATTTTGTATGTGATGCAATGTAAGACTAACAtcaaagatgggacagctcaACTTTCATCTATCGCACATTTCCAACTTACGTCACCATTACTCAGCATTGCCTTTGTTGATGCACGACCATGTAAATTCAAGGCGCTGGTCGACAGTTCGCATGATGACCATAATAAGGATCAGGAGTTGAGTGGATCAGAAGATGAGGATCAACATGAAGATgaagatgatgatgatgagGATG GTGATAGCAAGTCAGAGGGAGATGTCAGCAACAAACTGGATGGAGTGTTGATTAAACTCATAACAATACAAACCAG GAGTTTGCAATCACTTGACGTCCGATTTATTTCAAACGACGACTCGGACATCGACGAAAACCCCAGAAGCTTAAGCACTTACAACACAATATCAGAAGATTTAA AGGATATTGTCAGCTTGAGCAGCATGGAGGAAAATTTTTCCCATTGTGGTGGGGAGGTTGGTAAGAGCATCGATGATGGGGATTTCATGGCAGGGGGGGATGCTGCTCTGGCAAAGTTTGTGGAGTCTACACAAGAGAAAATCATGACTGATTCAGAACATCAGATGTCGCCAGATGTAGTTGAACATCATGAAATTTTCCAAATTGATGATAACTCCTTAGAAGATGATGAGAAAGTTGAAATTGTTGTAGATGATGAGGAAGGAGCAATGAAAGCATCACCGGATATAACTCATTCAAACAACCAACCTGTTCTTCTCACACCCGATGCTTTCATCAGTTCATTTAAAAGT CCAGGGACAGTTGGAGATTCAGCCAACAGCAGTTTTACAACAGTCACCCCATTCAGCAACCACCCTGTGTGTGATCAACAACTTAACAACTTCCTTATTG GTGGGGCAAGAGGTTCATTGACGAATCTCATGATTAGTTCATCCAGTGTTGCAAGTGAAAAACCTCCGGATGTAGAGAATTCATCCATTCCTTCATCATCACCTGTGCTCCCTCGTGCATCTTCTTCACCCTCTGCTGCTCCGGAAGTTAATTTTCCTCCAAGATCAGTAAAATCTCCAGACCTCATCTCCTCCACCTCAACTCAGGATGGAGAAGGAGCAAAAGCCCCAGATCCTTCATCAGCTGTGGTCATCCCCAAGTCTTTATCTACTGTCCTTAGCAGAAGTTACTCAGACTCCA GTGCAGCAGTAATGGTACCTTCTATATCTGAACCATTTTCTCAAATGCTGCGACCAGTGACGAGCACCCAGTGGCCCAAAGCACCAGACGTCACAATGTCCCGCCCAGTTGTAGTCGG ttcacCACCAGCAGCAGCAAGTGGTTCCGTTGATAATTGGCCACCAGTAGAACCGATGGATCGAGCAATTCCTCACCAGATTCAACCAGTTGAACCGGATCACCAACCCACCCAATCACCCCAACCCTCCCACAAT GATGACATTATTCAACTgatcaataattttaaagaaGAACAAAAGTTAATGATGATCAATCACCAGAAGGAGCTACAGAGCATCATTAAGAAACAAAACCAACTTCAAAAATCAAGTGATGCTTCTACTAAAAAAACTGATAATCAAG TTGACAAACTCGATAAGGCTGTCAGAGCAGTTTCAGAGAATCAGAAGAAATTATCGACTGATTTCAAGTTGATGCAGTCTGGTGTTACTGAAGCAACTGCTGGAAAAATCGACCGTATAATTAAATCCGAAATTAAAAGAACAATCCTGCCTG GAATGAACCAAACATTGGAGTCGGTGAAGGGAGATTTAACAAACATTGTGAGTCAGAAACTCACAGCAACCGATGTGATTCTCAGAGAAAACATTCCAAAAGTTTTACGTTCTAAG GATATAGTCGACCACATTGGAACATCAACTGCCAAGGCCATTCACAGTCAAGTACAAGGTTCACTACCGGAGATATTTTTCACTACATTAATTCCAGCATTTGAAAGATCATGCCAGAACATGTTTCAACAACTAAGTACGACTTACCACAGGGGGATGGAAGAAA CGTTATTAAAACTGGAGAAGCAGATGACGGTGCGTGTGAAGCCAGACAATGATAGATTGCAGACATTGATCAAGGATGCATACACTGCTGGTACTGAATTGCAGAACGCATCGAAGTTAGCAACATCAGACATTGCCAACGTTATGAAAGATATACCAAACCAAATTGAAAAAGCATTTACAAG ATGTGAGGAACGCTTAAAAGAGAAACAGGAGGAAACTTTCGCTGAACAACGTCGCGTCATCACCAACCTCATTCGTGATGTCATCACTCGTACTGTGGATGAGAAATTATCACAAGGTGGCGCTGAAGCTAGTGTTCTAGGAGCGGCAGCAGTAGTTGGGACTTCCCCACATCTCATGGTTAATAGACCCAGTATATTAGATCAGCAGCAACAAATATTGAAGATGCTGCAACAAGGAAATGTTAATACAGCTTTCCAAACT
- the LOC100177860 gene encoding enhancer of mRNA-decapping protein 4-like isoform X1: MEASNGLPIQNGHHELSNSLKEMLKINSSNTSTVQDAFDVSHDGSGDHRLHISSLSVSQAYAVDSDTISSTAEDKPQETDLQNIFLDKASDGECVSLHGPHTRIHASSASELESQASASNKVKINTITKFDWEHRYYAGNLLTVTDMYIAYCIKGRNGYSVRVINRNNSSDRVLLKGFTGAVCDVGFAPHTGCNILAAVDSVGNLIVWSLEQEDGHLVEKKRIHLTATPGMCEASQNHRVMWIPYIQRDEEEESSYGSKAETTESSPPKILVLVYSKVAEVWDLDIAFAVADALPENGATRLDLSHAYVSVTGESDADISDCELSPIGNVLAAASTDGFVKFWQVQIEEPQPPTCLHQWKPHDGKPVSCVKFCDNKKQPENSIFWRFLLTGCERNNELKIWCTVTWNCLQVVDFFPSTPAHAVPELNLVLYLSADFLVLSDVHRKILYVMQCKTNIKDGTAQLSSIAHFQLTSPLLSIAFVDARPCKFKALVDSSHDDHNKDQELSGSEDEDQHEDEDDDDEDGRIRSKSGDSKSEGDVSNKLDGVLIKLITIQTRSLQSLDVRFISNDDSDIDENPRSLSTYNTISEDLKDIVSLSSMEENFSHCGGEVGKSIDDGDFMAGGDAALAKFVESTQEKIMTDSEHQMSPDVVEHHEIFQIDDNSLEDDEKVEIVVDDEEGAMKASPDITHSNNQPVLLTPDAFISSFKSPGTVGDSANSSFTTVTPFSNHPVCDQQLNNFLIGGARGSLTNLMISSSSVASEKPPDVENSSIPSSSPVLPRASSSPSAAPEVNFPPRSVKSPDLISSTSTQDGEGAKAPDPSSAVVIPKSLSTVLSRSYSDSSAAVMVPSISEPFSQMLRPVTSTQWPKAPDVTMSRPVVVGSPPAAASGSVDNWPPVEPMDRAIPHQIQPVEPDHQPTQSPQPSHNDDIIQLINNFKEEQKLMMINHQKELQSIIKKQNQLQKSSDASTKKTDNQVDKLDKAVRAVSENQKKLSTDFKLMQSGVTEATAGKIDRIIKSEIKRTILPGMNQTLESVKGDLTNIVSQKLTATDVILRENIPKVLRSKDIVDHIGTSTAKAIHSQVQGSLPEIFFTTLIPAFERSCQNMFQQLSTTYHRGMEETLLKLEKQMTVRVKPDNDRLQTLIKDAYTAGTELQNASKLATSDIANVMKDIPNQIEKAFTRCEERLKEKQEETFAEQRRVITNLIRDVITRTVDEKLSQGGAEASVLGAAAVVGTSPHLMVNRPSILDQQQQILKMLQQGNVNTAFQTALTASDLNLVMYVCETVDPSVVFGVSPCPLQQPILLSLIQQLSSDLGTKTDIKLKYLQEAVMNLDRRHQVTQEYMHSVLSALVQKLNKCLLEPLEKPSLSKDLKMLAMAAQSLMK; this comes from the exons ATGGAAGCCTCCAACGGGTTGCCAATACAGAATGGACACCATGAGTTGTCTAATTCTCTCAAAGAAATGTTGAAGATAAACAGCTCGAATACTTCAACTGTTCAAG ATGCTTTTGATGTGAGTCATGATGGCTCAGGGGATCACAGACTTCATATAAGCTCTCTCTCTGTTTCTCAG gCCTATGCGGTGGATTCAGACACAATTTCATCAACTGCAGAAGATAAACCACAGGAAAcagatttacaaaatat TTTTCTTGACAAAGCATCAGACGGAGAATGTGTTTCACTGCATGGACCACATACACGTATTCATGCAAGCTCTGCTTCTGAATTGGAGAGCCAAGCTTCGGCCAGTAATAAG GTGAAAATCAACACTATAACTAAATTCGATTGGGAGCATCGCTATTATGCTGGGAACCTTCTCACCGTTACTGACATGTACATTGCTTACTGTATAAAAG GCCGCAATGGCTATTCGGTTCGTGTCATCAATCGAAACAATTCTTCGGATCGAGTTCTGTTGAAAGGTTTCACTGGAGCAGTGTGTGATGTTGGGTTCGCACCACACACAGGGTGTAATATCTTAGCTGCAGTGGATAGTGTTGGAAACCTCATTGTGTGGAGCTTAGAACAGGAAGATGGACATCTTGT tgAAAAGAAAAGAATTCATCTCACAGCCACTCCTGGGATGTGTGAGGCATCTCAGAATCATCGAGTGATGTGGATTCCTTACATCCAGCGAGATGAGGAGGAAGAATCATCATACGGTTCAAAAGCAGAGACCACAGAGTCCTCCCCTCCCAAAATTCTGGTTCTTGTGTATTCAAAAGTG GCCGAAGTATGGGATTTGGATATTGCGTTTGCTGTGGCCGATGCTTTGCCAGAAAATGGGGCCACGAGGTTGGATTTATCTCATGCTTATGTATCTGTTACTGGCGAATCCGATGCA GATATCAGTGATTGTGAATTGTCACCAATTGGCAATGTGTTGGCTGCAGCAAGCACTGATGGGTTTGTCAAGTTCTGGCAAGTTCAAATAGAAGAACCACAGCCACCCAC aTGTCTTCACCAATGGAAACCTCATGATGGAAAGCCAGTATCTTGTGTGAAGTTTTGTGATAATAAGAAACAGCCTGAAAACAG CATTTTCTGGAGATTTCTTTTAACCGGTTGCGAacgaaacaatgaacttaAAATTTGGTGCACAGTCACTTGGAATTGTTTGCAG gttgttgatttttttccaTCCACCCCCGCACATGCTGTACCTGAACTAAACCTTGTGTTGTATCTTTCTGCTGACTTTCTTGTTCTATCTGATGTACACAGGAAG ATTTTGTATGTGATGCAATGTAAGACTAACAtcaaagatgggacagctcaACTTTCATCTATCGCACATTTCCAACTTACGTCACCATTACTCAGCATTGCCTTTGTTGATGCACGACCATGTAAATTCAAGGCGCTGGTCGACAGTTCGCATGATGACCATAATAAGGATCAGGAGTTGAGTGGATCAGAAGATGAGGATCAACATGAAGATgaagatgatgatgatgagGATGGTAGGATCAGATCAAAATCGG GTGATAGCAAGTCAGAGGGAGATGTCAGCAACAAACTGGATGGAGTGTTGATTAAACTCATAACAATACAAACCAG GAGTTTGCAATCACTTGACGTCCGATTTATTTCAAACGACGACTCGGACATCGACGAAAACCCCAGAAGCTTAAGCACTTACAACACAATATCAGAAGATTTAA AGGATATTGTCAGCTTGAGCAGCATGGAGGAAAATTTTTCCCATTGTGGTGGGGAGGTTGGTAAGAGCATCGATGATGGGGATTTCATGGCAGGGGGGGATGCTGCTCTGGCAAAGTTTGTGGAGTCTACACAAGAGAAAATCATGACTGATTCAGAACATCAGATGTCGCCAGATGTAGTTGAACATCATGAAATTTTCCAAATTGATGATAACTCCTTAGAAGATGATGAGAAAGTTGAAATTGTTGTAGATGATGAGGAAGGAGCAATGAAAGCATCACCGGATATAACTCATTCAAACAACCAACCTGTTCTTCTCACACCCGATGCTTTCATCAGTTCATTTAAAAGT CCAGGGACAGTTGGAGATTCAGCCAACAGCAGTTTTACAACAGTCACCCCATTCAGCAACCACCCTGTGTGTGATCAACAACTTAACAACTTCCTTATTG GTGGGGCAAGAGGTTCATTGACGAATCTCATGATTAGTTCATCCAGTGTTGCAAGTGAAAAACCTCCGGATGTAGAGAATTCATCCATTCCTTCATCATCACCTGTGCTCCCTCGTGCATCTTCTTCACCCTCTGCTGCTCCGGAAGTTAATTTTCCTCCAAGATCAGTAAAATCTCCAGACCTCATCTCCTCCACCTCAACTCAGGATGGAGAAGGAGCAAAAGCCCCAGATCCTTCATCAGCTGTGGTCATCCCCAAGTCTTTATCTACTGTCCTTAGCAGAAGTTACTCAGACTCCA GTGCAGCAGTAATGGTACCTTCTATATCTGAACCATTTTCTCAAATGCTGCGACCAGTGACGAGCACCCAGTGGCCCAAAGCACCAGACGTCACAATGTCCCGCCCAGTTGTAGTCGG ttcacCACCAGCAGCAGCAAGTGGTTCCGTTGATAATTGGCCACCAGTAGAACCGATGGATCGAGCAATTCCTCACCAGATTCAACCAGTTGAACCGGATCACCAACCCACCCAATCACCCCAACCCTCCCACAAT GATGACATTATTCAACTgatcaataattttaaagaaGAACAAAAGTTAATGATGATCAATCACCAGAAGGAGCTACAGAGCATCATTAAGAAACAAAACCAACTTCAAAAATCAAGTGATGCTTCTACTAAAAAAACTGATAATCAAG TTGACAAACTCGATAAGGCTGTCAGAGCAGTTTCAGAGAATCAGAAGAAATTATCGACTGATTTCAAGTTGATGCAGTCTGGTGTTACTGAAGCAACTGCTGGAAAAATCGACCGTATAATTAAATCCGAAATTAAAAGAACAATCCTGCCTG GAATGAACCAAACATTGGAGTCGGTGAAGGGAGATTTAACAAACATTGTGAGTCAGAAACTCACAGCAACCGATGTGATTCTCAGAGAAAACATTCCAAAAGTTTTACGTTCTAAG GATATAGTCGACCACATTGGAACATCAACTGCCAAGGCCATTCACAGTCAAGTACAAGGTTCACTACCGGAGATATTTTTCACTACATTAATTCCAGCATTTGAAAGATCATGCCAGAACATGTTTCAACAACTAAGTACGACTTACCACAGGGGGATGGAAGAAA CGTTATTAAAACTGGAGAAGCAGATGACGGTGCGTGTGAAGCCAGACAATGATAGATTGCAGACATTGATCAAGGATGCATACACTGCTGGTACTGAATTGCAGAACGCATCGAAGTTAGCAACATCAGACATTGCCAACGTTATGAAAGATATACCAAACCAAATTGAAAAAGCATTTACAAG ATGTGAGGAACGCTTAAAAGAGAAACAGGAGGAAACTTTCGCTGAACAACGTCGCGTCATCACCAACCTCATTCGTGATGTCATCACTCGTACTGTGGATGAGAAATTATCACAAGGTGGCGCTGAAGCTAGTGTTCTAGGAGCGGCAGCAGTAGTTGGGACTTCCCCACATCTCATGGTTAATAGACCCAGTATATTAGATCAGCAGCAACAAATATTGAAGATGCTGCAACAAGGAAATGTTAATACAGCTTTCCAAACT
- the LOC113474112 gene encoding zinc finger MYM-type protein 1-like encodes MSLHSIQFLFIHQLYLGDRSRLYIYSRKSAMSKRGQSSISSFFEKAPKQPNLGKTSGLAGPSDLFFCLDTPIVERSIEEPVPPSSLQLGIADKNVSSLPEPFDSTCLPAKLPKKDGRQLQASWFNVCPWLRPNEDGSMRCSTCVWATLNSRVNIKDRALLSKSPFVRTEYGWSNFKKGLQSLQKHGSSDPHKNAEHAVQVEKDKDENFAIVDKRTTEQQRKFKLALTAIFDSIRHCGRMCIALRGHGDEKKSSNIWSMVKFVGKYNSEVMEYLEHDSVSKYMSPEIQNEMIRILSLTILRSLIIDVKTKSVVKLPSGNRTFVERNSNYVFSIIADETTDISRHEQVSLCVRYCTGDFEANEVFLGFYETAKTDSKTLFSLIKDALTRLGLDFSQLRGQAYDGGSNMAGKLSGLQKRVRDDNPKAPLLSLCRPSIKSRLPGCLLRICYRRPCNWNS; translated from the exons ATGTCTCTACATtctatacaatttttatttatacaccaATTATATCTCGGTGATCGGTCccgtttatatatatattcccgAAAATCTGCCATGTCTAAGAGAGGTCAGTCTAGTATATCGAGCTTCTTTGAGAAAGCTCCTAAACAACCAAATTTAGGAAAGACTTCAGGTCTTGCAGGGCCAAGCGATTTATTTTTCTGTCTGGATACGCCGATCGTTGAACGCAGCATAGAAGAACCAGTTCCACCTTCTTCGTTGCAGCTGGGCATTGctgataaaaatgtttcatcCCTTCCCGAACCCTTTGATTCCACCTGCCTACCCGCAAAACTTCCGAAGAAAGACGGCCGCCAATTACAAGCTAGTTGGTTTAATGTATGCCCATGGCTCCGCCCAAATGAGGATGGAAGCATGCGATGTTCAACTTGCGTGTGGGCAACATTGAATAGTCGTGTTAACATAAAAGATAGAGCTTTATTAAGCAAAAGTCCATTTGTTCGTACAGAATACGGGTGGTCGAATTTTAAAAAGGGATTGCAATCTTTGCAGAAACATGGGTCTTCTGATCCACATAAAAACGCTGAACACGCTGTGCAA GTTGAAAAAGACAAAGACGAAAATTTCGCGATAGTCGATAAGCGAACAACTGAGCAACAACGGAAGTTTAAATTGGCACTAACCGCTATTTTCGATAGCATTCGACATTGTGGTCGAATGTGCATTGCTTTGAGGGGACATGGTGACGAAAAAAAATCGAGTAATATATGGAGCATGGTGAAGTTTGTGGGGAAGTATAATTCAGAGGTAATGGAATACCTGGAGCATGATTCTGTCTCCAAATACATGTCGCCAGAAATTCAAAATGAAATGATACGCATTCTGTCACTTACAATTTTGCGGTCTTTAATCATAGacgtaaaaacaaaatcagttGTGAAGTTACCGTCAGGCAACCGCACCTTCGTTGAAAGGAACAGCAATTACGTGTTTTCTATTATTGCCGACGAAACAACTGATATATCGAGACATGAACAAGTCAGTTTGTGTGTTCGATATTGCACAGGAGATTTCGAGGCTAATGAGGTATTTTTAGGCTTCTATGAAACTGCCAAAACGGATTCGAAAACCTTATTTTCGCTGATTAAAGACGCGCTGACAAGGCTAGGGCTTGACTTCTCTCAATTACGTGGCCAGGCATATGATGGTGGAAGCAACATGGCAGGCAAACTCAGTGGCTTGCAAAAGAGAGTGCGGGATGATAATCCAAAAGCCCCCTTACTTTCATTGTGTAGGCCATCAATTAAATCTCGTTTGCCAGGATGCTTGTTGCGGATTTGCTACCGTCGCCCATGTAATTGGAATTCTTAA